Proteins from a single region of Eremothecium gossypii ATCC 10895 chromosome VI, complete sequence:
- the ENV7 gene encoding putative serine/threonine protein kinase ENV7 (Syntenic homolog of Saccharomyces cerevisiae YPL236C (ENV7)), translating into MLRMGEYICGCKPLWNLWANDVRITVNGKRYLVTGLLSDKGLTMIYKVRSLQREQRGNFCIKAVHCPFGRAEHVAEAMREIDNYQAFHSPYITSLLDSQIVPLEQGSKLVYMVLQYFPTGSLQQLIDTTLVEGVPLPEPRVLALMVEVCRAVRAVHQPGDEGVESGSATQSEDTHLLADALEMDVLEASTSSPRRSFVLCDLRPSAVMLTPQGMPIISDLSACVRSGYALANATRLARMRAVLDTHGSPMYLAPELCALEPNACILPPADIWSLGCICYALMYGISPFEREEQLHGTPLRQARASGLFSFPDNPVYSLQLLDIVRQCLAVKPDARPTIDSLMSLFHDLLDDSAIGSLVLGE; encoded by the coding sequence ATGCTTCGCATGGGAGAGTACATATGTGGTTGCAAGCCACTTTGGAACCTGTGGGCTAACGATGTACGCATCACCGTGAATGGGAAGCGGTACTTGGTGACTGGGCTCCTCAGTGATAAGGGCCTGACGATGATCTACAAGGTGCGCAGTCTCCAGCGAGAACAGAGGGGGAACTTTTGTATTAAGGCAGTACATTGCCCGTTCGGGCGGGCAGAGCACGTAGCTGAAGCCATGCGGGAGATCGACAACTACCAGGCCTTCCACAGCCCCTATATAACCAGCCTGCTGGACTCGCAAATTGTGCCGCTGGAGCAGGGCTCCAAGCTGGTGTATATGGTGCTACAATACTTCCCGACAGGTtcgctgcagcagctgatTGATACAACGCTTGTGGAGGGCGTGCCGCTGCCGGAACCACGGGTCCTGGCGCTGATGGTGGAGGTGTGCCGCGCGGTCAGGGCCGTGCACCAGCCCGGGGACGAAGGGGTGGAGAGTGGGTCCGCCACACAGAGCGAGGATACGCACCTGCTCGCAGACGCACTGGAGATGGACGTGCTCGAGGCTTCGACCAGTAGCCCACGGCGATCGTTCGTACTATGCGACCTGAGGCCTTCGGCCGTGATGCTGACGCCGCAGGGCATGCCCATCATCAGCGACCTAAGTGCGTGTGTGCGCTCGGGATACGCTCTGGCTAATGCCACGCGCCTTGCGCGCATGCGGGCTGTGCTCGATACGCACGGCAGCCCGATGTACCTTGCGCCAGAACTATGCGCGCTCGAACCCAACGCCTGCATCCTCCCCCCGGCGGATATATGGTCGCTGGGGTGCATCTGCTACGCGCTCATGTATGGCATCTCGCCATTTGAGCGCGAGGAGCAACTGCACGGTACACCGCTACGCCAGGCTCGCGCTTCAGGCCTTTTTTCGTTCCCGGACAACCCGGTCTACTCTCTACAACTCCTTGATATAGTCCGCCAATGCTTGGCCGTCAAGCCAGATGCTCGGCCGACTATTGATAGCCTCATGTCTTTGTTTCACGATCTACTGGACGATTCCGCTATTGGAAGCCTTGTGTTGGGCGAGTGA